The following are from one region of the uncultured Hyphomonas sp. genome:
- a CDS encoding adenosine kinase, whose product MTDVRFDVVGLGNAIVDVLSRADDAFLAEWGILKNAMNLIEEPRAHELTSVAREPLYTSGGSGANTIAGLASFGASAAYIGKVADDELGAQFKREMEAGGVPFPTPPLTDGPATARSIIFVTEDGHRSMNTFLGASVMFSREDVDEAVVKDGGILYLEGYLFDKDEAKEAFAYAAEIARSAGRKVALTLSDRFCVDRHRPSFLQLVRNNVDILFANEEELLALYETDDFDAAMAALQADTAVAAVTRSEKGSVVLGDGEPIVVEAVPVKEVVDTTGAGDQYAAGFLFGMSRGLPLATCARLGHIAAAEVISHFGPRPAVSYKVLAEAAGIFV is encoded by the coding sequence ATGACGGACGTGCGTTTCGATGTTGTGGGCCTCGGCAATGCGATTGTGGACGTTCTGTCGCGTGCTGACGACGCTTTCCTGGCCGAGTGGGGCATTCTCAAGAATGCGATGAACCTGATCGAGGAACCGCGCGCGCATGAGCTGACCAGCGTCGCGCGGGAGCCGCTTTACACGTCCGGCGGAAGCGGGGCGAACACGATTGCCGGGCTCGCCAGCTTCGGCGCGTCGGCGGCCTATATCGGCAAGGTGGCTGATGATGAGCTTGGCGCCCAGTTCAAGCGCGAGATGGAGGCCGGTGGTGTGCCGTTTCCGACGCCGCCGCTGACAGATGGCCCGGCCACCGCGCGCAGCATCATTTTCGTCACGGAAGATGGCCACCGGTCCATGAATACGTTCCTCGGCGCGTCGGTGATGTTCTCTAGGGAGGATGTCGACGAAGCGGTCGTGAAGGACGGCGGCATCCTCTATCTGGAAGGCTATCTGTTCGACAAGGATGAAGCCAAGGAAGCCTTCGCTTACGCGGCAGAGATTGCCAGATCCGCAGGCCGCAAGGTGGCGCTGACCCTGTCCGACAGGTTCTGCGTCGACCGCCACCGGCCGAGCTTTCTTCAGCTGGTCCGGAACAATGTCGATATTCTCTTCGCAAACGAGGAGGAGCTGCTTGCGCTCTACGAAACCGATGATTTCGACGCGGCCATGGCCGCGCTGCAGGCCGATACGGCGGTCGCGGCCGTGACGCGCAGCGAAAAAGGCTCGGTCGTTCTGGGCGATGGCGAACCGATCGTGGTTGAGGCGGTGCCGGTGAAAGAGGTCGTGGACACGACCGGGGCGGGCGATCAGTACGCGGCCGGCTTCCTGTTCGGCATGTCTCGCGGTCTGCCGCTGGCGACCTGTGCCCGCCTGGGCCATATCGCGGCCGCTGAAGTGATCAGCCATTTCGGCCCGCGCCCGGCCGTGTCTTACAAGGTACTGGCGGAAGCTGCAGGCATCTTCGTTTAA
- a CDS encoding DUF481 domain-containing protein, translating into MKYIMCAAMSAALSGFVFTAQADDERVDGWSGEGALSAGMTSGNTDTRDIGLNFDVDHVTGKWDYGIQGQLDYGEQDGLESRNRSFLGMNIDYTMSDRVFSFASGSYEVDQFTGFDSRAFIGGGLGYRFLGLDPVTWVVRGGPGVKIDEIKRVVIVDSQGVPVVRPAETVTSAGFVGKSKFAWALNERVELSNITDVIYAEDSTQISNGLALTAQINGSLSARFGFDTRYDTNPPDGFKSTDTATKIGVVYKFGPH; encoded by the coding sequence ATGAAGTATATTATGTGCGCGGCCATGAGCGCCGCTCTCTCGGGATTCGTTTTTACAGCGCAGGCGGATGACGAACGGGTCGACGGCTGGTCAGGCGAGGGCGCGCTCAGTGCCGGCATGACGAGTGGGAACACGGACACGCGCGACATTGGCCTCAATTTCGATGTCGATCATGTCACCGGTAAATGGGACTACGGGATCCAGGGGCAGTTGGATTATGGCGAGCAGGACGGGCTGGAGAGCCGCAACCGGTCCTTCCTGGGCATGAATATCGACTATACGATGAGCGACCGCGTGTTCTCGTTTGCGAGCGGGTCTTACGAGGTTGACCAGTTCACCGGCTTTGACAGCCGTGCCTTCATTGGTGGCGGCCTCGGTTATCGCTTCCTTGGTCTTGATCCGGTGACCTGGGTCGTGCGCGGTGGTCCCGGTGTGAAGATTGATGAAATCAAGCGCGTCGTGATCGTTGATAGTCAGGGCGTCCCTGTTGTCAGGCCTGCAGAGACCGTCACGTCTGCAGGTTTTGTTGGAAAATCGAAGTTTGCCTGGGCGCTGAACGAAAGGGTGGAACTGTCGAACATCACGGATGTCATCTATGCAGAAGATTCCACGCAGATTTCCAACGGCTTGGCCCTGACGGCGCAGATCAATGGCTCACTTTCCGCGCGTTTCGGGTTCGATACGCGTTACGATACCAACCCGCCCGATGGGTTTAAGTCGACCGATACGGCGACGAAAATCGGCGTCGTCTACAAGTTCGGCCCTCACTGA
- the nth gene encoding endonuclease III, with amino-acid sequence MTESPQKTSPRKPAKKRAPRTLGPENTEKIFAALAQDRPDPQTELEYSSPFTLLVAVALSAQATDVGVNKATRKLFAIADTPEKMLELGEEGVAGHIRTIGLWRNKAKNVIALSQKILDEFGGDVPQTRDELTTLPGVGRKTANVVMNEAFGEPTIAVDTHIFRVSNRTGLAPGKTPDEVEAGLERVTPPEWKKGAHHWLILHGRYVCKARTPECWRCVIAEWCKYTPKTPDPAKVSSLGPKGPKKKK; translated from the coding sequence ATGACCGAATCGCCGCAGAAGACATCTCCGCGAAAGCCTGCCAAAAAGCGGGCGCCCCGTACCCTGGGTCCGGAGAATACCGAAAAGATCTTTGCCGCCCTGGCTCAAGACAGGCCGGACCCGCAGACCGAGCTGGAATATTCCAGCCCTTTCACCCTGCTGGTGGCCGTGGCCCTGTCAGCGCAGGCGACCGATGTGGGGGTGAACAAGGCGACCCGGAAACTGTTCGCGATCGCCGATACGCCCGAAAAGATGCTGGAACTTGGCGAAGAGGGCGTAGCCGGGCACATCAGGACGATCGGCCTGTGGCGCAACAAGGCGAAGAATGTCATCGCGCTCAGCCAGAAAATCCTCGATGAGTTCGGCGGAGACGTGCCGCAGACGCGGGATGAGCTGACGACCCTGCCGGGGGTCGGCCGCAAGACCGCGAACGTCGTCATGAATGAAGCCTTCGGCGAACCGACCATTGCGGTCGACACTCATATATTCCGCGTTTCCAACCGGACGGGACTGGCCCCGGGCAAGACGCCCGACGAGGTGGAGGCGGGGCTGGAACGGGTGACGCCACCAGAATGGAAGAAGGGCGCGCATCACTGGCTGATCCTGCATGGGCGGTATGTCTGCAAGGCCCGCACGCCGGAATGCTGGCGCTGCGTGATCGCGGAATGGTGCAAATACACGCCGAAAACGCCAGACCCTGCGAAAGTCTCATCGCTTGGCCCAAAGGGTCCGAAGAAGAAGAAATAG
- a CDS encoding DUF2244 domain-containing protein, protein MPHTDEIIYFDALLTPNRSLSERGFAVVMSIVGVVSFLTGMAFLSMGAVPVIGFFGLDALAIWLAFRWSFRKQREETRIRITASSLDMMHRKANGTEKRVSVPAGFARVELDEPLRPDSWLRIEHGRTGWVIGRFLTVPERKSLAEAMKTALHKARLERHAV, encoded by the coding sequence ATGCCTCACACTGACGAGATCATTTATTTTGACGCGCTTCTGACGCCAAACCGCTCACTTTCCGAGCGGGGCTTCGCTGTCGTCATGAGCATTGTTGGTGTTGTCAGCTTCCTGACCGGCATGGCCTTTCTGTCCATGGGCGCGGTTCCGGTGATCGGCTTTTTCGGGCTCGATGCCCTCGCCATCTGGCTGGCCTTCCGCTGGTCGTTCCGGAAACAGCGCGAAGAGACCCGGATCCGCATCACTGCCAGCAGTCTCGACATGATGCACCGGAAGGCCAACGGCACCGAAAAACGCGTCAGCGTTCCTGCCGGATTTGCCCGTGTCGAACTGGATGAACCCCTCCGCCCCGATTCGTGGTTGCGGATCGAACATGGCCGAACCGGCTGGGTGATTGGACGCTTCCTGACCGTTCCGGAGCGCAAATCCCTCGCCGAAGCCATGAAAACAGCCCTCCACAAAGCGCGGCTTGAGCGCCACGCTGTTTAA
- a CDS encoding cytochrome P450, translating into MAADTVHSIDHPALERPKVSDRDPLHEGYLRVGEEVTPASSLDMKTLDLVDPEIWRQNKMWDRFDRLRTEDPVHFTPDSFVGPYWSVTTYEDIMAVDTDHKRFSSSWEHGGITLGQPLEDFEMPMFIAMDEPRHSEQRKTVQPAVAPNMLKEYEPLIRSRTQGLLDSLPVGEPFDWVDKVSIELTTMMLATLFDFPFENRRQLTRWSDVSTNMNNPDICPGGEDQWRQEMMECLTTFMGIFQERQAIPQQNDLMSLLAHGEMTKNMTPMELLGNVILLIVGGNDTTRNTMTASVYALNKYPEQYEKLKSDLSLIPNMVSETIRWQTPLAFMRRTALEDVQLRDKLIKKGDQVAMWYISGNRDEKFWDKPNDYIIDRADARRHLSFGFGIHRCVGNRLGELQLQILWQELMERFEHIEVLDEPSYTAGAFVHGYTWMPVILHPKK; encoded by the coding sequence ATGGCTGCCGATACAGTTCATTCCATCGACCATCCGGCCCTCGAACGGCCGAAAGTTTCAGACCGCGACCCCCTTCACGAAGGCTATCTCCGTGTTGGTGAGGAAGTTACCCCGGCGTCCAGCCTCGACATGAAAACGCTTGATCTGGTGGACCCGGAAATCTGGCGCCAGAACAAGATGTGGGACCGGTTTGACCGCCTGCGCACGGAAGACCCGGTGCACTTCACACCGGATTCCTTCGTCGGCCCCTACTGGTCCGTCACGACTTACGAAGACATCATGGCGGTCGATACCGACCACAAACGCTTCTCTTCCAGCTGGGAACATGGCGGCATCACGCTGGGCCAGCCACTCGAAGACTTCGAAATGCCGATGTTCATCGCCATGGACGAGCCGCGCCATTCCGAACAGCGCAAGACCGTTCAGCCGGCCGTCGCACCGAACATGCTCAAGGAGTATGAGCCGCTGATCCGCTCGCGGACCCAGGGCCTGCTGGACTCCCTGCCCGTCGGCGAGCCGTTCGACTGGGTCGACAAAGTCTCGATCGAGCTGACCACGATGATGCTCGCCACCCTGTTCGACTTCCCGTTCGAGAACCGCCGCCAGCTGACCCGTTGGTCGGACGTGTCCACGAACATGAACAACCCGGACATCTGCCCGGGCGGAGAAGATCAGTGGCGCCAGGAAATGATGGAATGCCTGACGACGTTCATGGGCATCTTCCAGGAACGCCAGGCCATTCCGCAACAGAACGACCTGATGAGTCTTCTGGCGCACGGCGAAATGACCAAGAACATGACGCCGATGGAATTGCTCGGCAACGTGATCCTTCTGATCGTCGGCGGTAACGACACGACCCGGAACACGATGACGGCGTCTGTTTACGCCCTGAACAAGTATCCGGAGCAGTATGAAAAGCTGAAAAGCGACCTGTCCCTGATCCCGAACATGGTGTCCGAGACGATCCGCTGGCAAACGCCGCTGGCCTTCATGCGCCGCACTGCGCTGGAAGACGTTCAGCTCCGCGACAAGCTCATCAAGAAGGGTGATCAGGTCGCCATGTGGTACATCTCGGGCAACCGCGATGAAAAGTTCTGGGACAAGCCGAACGATTATATCATCGACCGCGCCGATGCCCGCCGCCACCTGTCCTTCGGTTTCGGCATCCACCGCTGCGTGGGCAACCGCCTCGGCGAACTGCAGCTGCAGATCCTCTGGCAGGAACTGATGGAGCGCTTCGAGCATATCGAAGTGCTGGATGAGCCGTCCTACACGGCTGGGGCCTTTGTCCACGGCTACACATGGATGCCGGTGATCCTGCATCCCAAAAAATAG
- a CDS encoding nitroreductase: protein MDVSKAVNQRISTRAFLPEALPEAEVREWLTQAQRAPSGGNVQPWRTIAVTGQAKDDVIAMAAPILAADPRGQKTDRPIYPKDLWEPYEARRRRVGEMMYETLDIPRDDRPARLAWFANNFRFFGAPLALFVVIDERMGHGQWGHTGMYLQTLALLAEERGWGTCFQECWGVLRPALKEHFNLAPTEMIWCGVSVGKPDKSHPVNTLRAERASVDEIAEFHGF from the coding sequence ATGGACGTTTCCAAAGCAGTCAACCAGCGCATCTCAACCCGGGCTTTCCTGCCCGAAGCCCTTCCTGAAGCTGAAGTCCGTGAGTGGCTGACCCAGGCTCAAAGGGCGCCGTCTGGTGGCAACGTCCAGCCCTGGCGCACCATTGCCGTGACCGGACAGGCAAAGGATGACGTCATCGCCATGGCGGCGCCGATCCTGGCGGCCGACCCTCGTGGCCAGAAAACGGACCGGCCAATCTATCCGAAAGACCTGTGGGAACCCTATGAAGCCCGGCGCCGGCGTGTCGGCGAAATGATGTACGAGACTCTCGATATCCCGCGCGACGACCGCCCGGCCCGCCTGGCCTGGTTTGCGAACAATTTCCGTTTCTTCGGCGCGCCCCTCGCCCTGTTTGTGGTGATCGACGAACGCATGGGCCATGGACAATGGGGCCACACCGGCATGTACCTGCAAACGCTTGCTTTGCTGGCAGAAGAACGCGGCTGGGGCACATGCTTCCAGGAATGCTGGGGCGTGCTGCGCCCGGCGCTCAAAGAACATTTTAATCTCGCGCCAACCGAGATGATCTGGTGCGGTGTCTCCGTCGGCAAGCCGGACAAATCCCATCCGGTCAACACACTCCGGGCCGAACGGGCGTCAGTTGACGAGATTGCTGAGTTCCACGGTTTCTAG
- a CDS encoding DUF1287 domain-containing protein: MQTRRSMLVSTLALPLLPATSGERALPFAARLSKAARDQIGVTRSYDGAYVRLDYPMGDVDRSTGVCTDVVIRAYRDAFDTDLQALVHTDMNTAFTDYPAIWGLSRPDWNIDHRRVPNLERFFERKGASLPLPETRAGWNPGDLYTMRLGGRLPHIGIVSDKRTPAGHPYVIHNIGAGTQEEDILGMFDDERRFRYEVAASP, translated from the coding sequence ATGCAGACGCGCCGGTCCATGCTCGTGTCCACGCTGGCACTTCCACTCCTCCCCGCAACATCGGGCGAGCGGGCGCTGCCTTTCGCTGCGCGCCTTTCAAAAGCCGCGCGCGACCAGATTGGTGTGACACGAAGCTATGACGGTGCCTATGTCCGGCTGGATTATCCGATGGGCGATGTTGATCGCTCAACAGGAGTCTGCACCGATGTGGTCATCCGCGCCTATCGGGACGCCTTCGATACGGACCTGCAGGCACTGGTCCATACCGACATGAACACTGCGTTTACGGACTACCCCGCCATCTGGGGGCTCAGCCGCCCTGACTGGAACATTGACCATCGCCGCGTGCCGAACCTCGAACGCTTTTTCGAACGGAAAGGTGCCAGCCTGCCACTGCCAGAAACACGGGCGGGGTGGAATCCCGGTGATCTGTACACGATGCGTCTGGGCGGACGACTGCCGCATATCGGCATCGTCTCCGACAAGCGAACCCCGGCGGGCCATCCCTATGTGATCCATAATATCGGCGCCGGAACGCAGGAAGAAGACATTCTCGGAATGTTCGACGACGAACGCCGCTTCCGCTACGAAGTAGCGGCCAGCCCCTAG
- the scpB gene encoding SMC-Scp complex subunit ScpB, protein MFEKIEMNDETPAENKPSAVTQLALAFRRSEEALHDDMTEALAEGVRRAEAVLFAAGEPMSATQVAEILPQGIEAADVLMTLRALYVNRGVNLVEVAGKWRFQTAQDLSYLFVEERQVQKKLSQAALETLAIIAYGQPVTRAEIEAVRGVAVSKAVLDTLMETGWTKIKGRRKTPGQPLTYGTTDAFLEHFGLESLSTLPGKADLEAEGLLSDVIPDGFQMPDEEALSEEELLVDAGGDTEEIESFVTDFMDDAPEEDDADAASEFETEAEPAPEGTVDEAEVDEEEDDGISVFAYTRAPVRSADDEIEFDRDDIKAAVMRLRKEERTPEKPMSEWNEDD, encoded by the coding sequence ATGTTTGAGAAGATTGAGATGAACGACGAAACGCCAGCTGAAAACAAACCGAGCGCGGTGACGCAGCTCGCGCTGGCCTTCCGCCGGTCCGAAGAAGCGCTGCACGACGACATGACCGAAGCGCTGGCCGAAGGCGTGCGCCGGGCCGAGGCGGTTCTGTTCGCGGCTGGCGAGCCAATGTCGGCAACACAGGTTGCAGAGATCCTTCCGCAGGGTATCGAAGCTGCGGATGTGCTGATGACTTTGCGGGCGCTGTACGTGAACCGGGGCGTAAATCTCGTCGAAGTGGCGGGCAAGTGGCGGTTCCAGACCGCTCAGGACCTGTCCTACCTTTTCGTAGAAGAGCGTCAGGTTCAGAAAAAGCTGAGCCAGGCCGCCCTCGAAACACTGGCTATCATCGCTTATGGACAGCCAGTGACGCGGGCGGAAATCGAAGCCGTGCGGGGCGTGGCTGTTTCAAAGGCGGTCCTAGACACGTTGATGGAAACCGGCTGGACCAAGATCAAGGGCCGCCGCAAGACACCGGGCCAACCGCTGACCTATGGCACGACCGATGCGTTCCTGGAGCATTTCGGCCTCGAAAGCCTCAGCACGCTGCCGGGCAAGGCGGACCTTGAAGCCGAAGGCCTGCTGTCTGATGTCATTCCGGACGGCTTCCAGATGCCGGATGAGGAAGCCCTCAGCGAGGAAGAGCTGCTCGTGGATGCGGGCGGTGATACAGAAGAGATCGAATCTTTCGTCACCGACTTTATGGACGATGCTCCGGAAGAAGATGATGCGGATGCTGCCTCTGAATTTGAGACTGAAGCAGAACCCGCTCCGGAAGGAACCGTGGACGAGGCTGAGGTAGACGAGGAAGAGGATGATGGCATCAGCGTCTTCGCCTATACGCGCGCGCCCGTCCGGTCTGCCGACGATGAAATAGAATTCGACCGCGATGACATCAAGGCAGCCGTGATGCGGTTGCGCAAGGAAGAGCGTACGCCGGAGAAACCCATGTCCGAATGGAATGAGGACGACTAG
- a CDS encoding ScpA family protein — MSSDAVTMEVLSSDMEEADIQDIFRVDVGGYEGPLHLLLELARRQKVDLLHLSMLDLAEQYLVFIEDAKKRRMDLAADYLLMASWLAFMKSRLLLPKPEKPDEDEPSGEEMAARLAFRLKRLDAMRDAVKELQGGPILDNVVFLRGTPEQPKVIRHTEWKASLYELTQAFGTIRDRKEKERPHVIEQQMVLPLELARTTLRQLRGQLAQWSSLDEISLTMTDVDPELPTRSVTASVFSAALELVRDGEVDVRQDTHFAPLYLRNAQADPQGARHADV, encoded by the coding sequence ATGAGTTCGGACGCTGTCACGATGGAGGTGCTCTCTTCCGACATGGAAGAGGCTGATATCCAGGACATTTTCCGCGTCGATGTCGGCGGGTATGAGGGGCCGCTGCACTTGTTGCTGGAACTGGCCCGCCGCCAGAAGGTGGACCTGCTTCACCTCTCCATGCTGGACTTGGCGGAACAATATCTCGTCTTCATCGAAGACGCCAAGAAACGCCGGATGGATCTGGCGGCTGACTATTTGCTGATGGCCTCTTGGCTGGCGTTCATGAAATCGCGCCTTCTTTTGCCCAAACCGGAAAAGCCGGACGAGGATGAGCCGTCGGGCGAGGAGATGGCCGCCCGGTTGGCCTTCCGCCTGAAACGCCTCGATGCCATGCGCGATGCGGTGAAAGAGCTGCAGGGCGGGCCCATCCTGGACAATGTCGTTTTCCTGCGCGGCACACCGGAACAGCCGAAAGTGATCCGCCACACGGAGTGGAAAGCCAGCCTCTATGAGCTGACGCAGGCCTTCGGCACGATCCGTGACCGAAAGGAAAAAGAGCGTCCGCACGTCATCGAGCAGCAGATGGTTCTGCCGCTGGAACTCGCCCGTACCACGCTCCGTCAACTTCGAGGGCAGCTGGCGCAGTGGTCTTCGCTTGACGAGATCAGCCTGACCATGACGGATGTGGATCCGGAACTGCCGACACGGTCCGTCACGGCCAGCGTGTTTTCAGCGGCCCTCGAACTCGTCCGCGATGGCGAGGTTGATGTCCGGCAGGACACGCATTTTGCGCCGCTTTACCTGCGCAATGCGCAGGCCGACCCACAAGGGGCGCGCCATGCAGATGTTTGA
- the nagZ gene encoding beta-N-acetylhexosaminidase → MAKACILSVSGAILTPGETDLFRAQDPWGVILMGRSCVSRDQVRRLVADIWNATGRETLIFIDQEGGRVARLKAPEWPLFPRGADYAALYEQDPELGREACWLGHRLIASELASLSIHADCAPVVDLPVPGAHDVIGDRAFGTEPAQVADLANSALAGLHAGGVAGVIKHIPGHGRSMADSHMELPRVTAGDNELSTDFDAFARVTDAPMAMTAHIAFEAYDPGKAATVSRYMIQEIIRGRIGFDGLLMTDDLGMKALGGSLADRAHASIEAGCDMLLHCSGFLKDPGEILAEMTEVAEAAPVLTGRAGERAAAADAIASQAEPIELARAWQRFRDLFPDVGAAV, encoded by the coding sequence GTGGCGAAGGCCTGCATTCTCAGCGTGTCAGGCGCCATCCTGACACCAGGTGAAACGGATCTTTTCCGGGCGCAGGACCCGTGGGGTGTGATCCTCATGGGGCGTTCCTGCGTCTCCCGGGACCAGGTCCGCCGGCTGGTCGCCGACATCTGGAATGCGACAGGCCGGGAAACGCTGATTTTTATCGATCAGGAAGGCGGGCGGGTCGCGCGCCTCAAGGCACCTGAGTGGCCGCTATTTCCGCGCGGTGCAGATTATGCTGCGCTCTACGAGCAGGATCCGGAACTGGGCCGCGAAGCCTGCTGGCTGGGCCACCGGCTGATCGCCTCGGAGCTGGCCAGCCTATCCATCCATGCGGATTGCGCGCCGGTCGTCGATCTTCCGGTGCCGGGCGCTCATGATGTGATCGGGGACCGGGCGTTCGGAACAGAGCCGGCACAGGTGGCCGACCTTGCCAATTCTGCCCTGGCGGGTCTTCATGCTGGCGGTGTGGCCGGGGTAATCAAGCACATTCCCGGACACGGCCGGTCGATGGCGGACAGCCATATGGAATTGCCGCGCGTGACAGCCGGGGACAATGAGCTGTCGACAGACTTCGATGCCTTCGCCCGTGTGACCGATGCCCCGATGGCGATGACGGCGCATATTGCTTTCGAAGCCTATGATCCCGGCAAGGCGGCGACGGTGTCGCGCTACATGATTCAGGAGATCATACGCGGCCGAATCGGGTTTGATGGGCTTCTGATGACCGATGATCTGGGGATGAAGGCACTTGGCGGCAGCCTTGCCGATCGCGCGCATGCGTCGATCGAGGCGGGCTGCGATATGCTGCTGCATTGTTCGGGCTTCCTGAAGGATCCGGGGGAGATCCTCGCCGAAATGACGGAAGTCGCGGAGGCCGCTCCGGTGCTCACCGGCCGGGCTGGCGAGCGCGCCGCGGCTGCCGATGCCATTGCAAGCCAGGCTGAGCCGATCGAACTCGCCCGGGCATGGCAACGCTTCCGCGATCTGTTTCCTGATGTGGGAGCAGCCGTATGA